TGTGTTTGTAGTGAAGGAGATCAATGACAAGTACAAGTCAAAGCTTCCGGTGCCAATACCTATAGAAGTCATTATGGTGAGGGCACTGTTTTCTGCTTTGGATATCCAGTCTTACATAAGAAAACCTTGATTACTGTACTTGTTTATTAAGTTGTTTATTTGTACTAGACCATAATTGCATGCGGCGTATCGTATGGCTTCAACTTCAAGGAGCGGTTCAGGATAGACGTGGTGGGTCAGATGGTGAAGGGGTCAGTGAGAACAGTATAAACTATATAATCTGAATAAATGTTCTGTTCATTTTGTATCTTATTAAGTTACGGAAGCGTAttgctgccacactaaaataaataaaaaggctcaGTATCACGTAATTATGTGAAAAGTTTCTTGTTataacaatatctttttcaCGTTTTAATAAGATATTTATCACgttattacatgaaattatcacgtTATTTCAAGATATGATATTTTCACGTTTTTAGAAGATATTTATCACAttattacatgaaattatcacaTTATTTCAAGATAACGAAACTTATTTAACATAATTACGTAATACTGAGCCTTTTTTTTAGTGTGGCAGCAATACGCTTCCGTATTTACGTAAAGTAAATACATTCAGTTAttaattttatttcaaattCTCCATTCCATCCAATTATCAAGTATTCAGATTGTCCATGTTTACCCTTTTGCAATGTACTTCTCTTTTCTCAGATATGAGTCCCCAATGCTTCCAAATGTGGAAGTCATGGAATGCAGCATAGCAGAGGCGATCCCCATGGCTGTAGTGGGATTTGCGGTGGCCTTTTCTGTGGCCAaggtctatgctgtcaaacatgacTATGTCATTGATGGAAACCAGGTCAGCACTGTTCAAAGTCTGATGAAGGAATTGGCATTATTTACATAACAACTTTTAGATTAGGTACTTTGTGTTTGCAGACCTATGCACACATTGGAAGCGGACATCTAGCTATCTTTACATTCCATGcagataaaatataaataatctGCACTTGGACATAGCTGAATGAGATTTTGAGATCTGAAACAATGCCTGCAGTGTGACACAAACATATTTTCCATCACTGTCTCAATCATAAAAAGTAGTTTCACCTCCAATAAAAAAATGTCACCATAAAAATGATCATAATTAGTCAGTTAAGGTTATTCATTAAATTATATGCTGTCAATCTAACAAAGGTCTATAACTGCATTTGTATCCCTCTCTGCTAGGAGCTGGTGGCTTTTGGGGCCAGCAACATTGTTGGTGCGTTGTTCAGATCGACTGTGGCGAGTACGGCCCCCTCGAGGACAGCAGTGCAGGAGAGCACAGGAGGGAAGACACAAGTAAACCAACACTCCAACAAACTGTGATAGACACTACTAACTACTGCTGATTATGTGCTCTGACTGCTGTATCAGTGGGACGGGCTCTTTTGTGCTGTGATcagtgcagtttttttttttttttttttttacttggttAGATCTGATTTCAGGCTTGCCAGGGTGACAGCTCTCGCCTATTCAAAGGACAAATGTGATTTGTATCGAACTGCATTTACactgcatttacacacacatacacactgtgatACATGCACAACAATACTGTGACACAACTTGAACTGTGAGCCGGTGTGGTTGTTCAAGCTGAATCCAAGGTGTTGACTTGATGATATGGCACAGACAATAAACAGTCATCTGAAAGCAATAAAAGATTGCCAAAACATGCGAACAACCTATTTATAGCACAGGGCATCTCTGTCCACCTGAATCTAGGTCAATGTTTTTGAAAAACCTATTTCCCTATTATAGCCAGGACCTTAAAGACATTACAAGTCTCTGTCCAGCTTTTACATTTTGATATGAAGCACACTGAAATGCATTCGATACTCTTGAAAACAACAGAAATCTGAGATTCAACATGCTATCCATATATCTGTTAACATTAACATACATGCTCTCCATCTGTTGTATGCTTAGATTGCAAGTCTTATTTCGGCCATGATGGCAATGATTGTCACTGTGGCGATCGGGTTCCTGCTCGAACCCTTGCCAAAGGtaccactcacactctcactgtgaacacacacacatacacacacacacacacacaaacacacacacacatatttcaaaAACAACTTCCAATACACTGGAATACACCGTGATAATAAGCAACACTATTATAGAATCAAAACAATGGCAATAATATTTTGTACCcatgaaaatatattcataTTTATGTGTAATAGAGTTTTGCAGCTTTATAAAACAATTTGTGCTTGTGCACGGAAACATTGTACTTGTAGAAATATTTTGTGCATGTGCGAAAAATTGTCCTCGAGGATATGATTTGCACGTTTTGTAGCTGTGGAATTATTTGtctgtgcaaaaaaaaagaaaaaataggcctacctgcatAAATATTTAGTGCACATGTGAAAAACATCTGTGAcaaagtgtttgtgtgcaacACTGGATGTACAAAGCTACAAAACTTTTTTACAGACACAAATTTTGGCAGTGTTTTGTCAGCGTTTCTGAAGAGCCAATAAGCGATTTTGGCACGGTCTTGAAAGCGtttctgaagagccaatcaGCACATTGCATCGCCTACTGACTAGCCAATCAGGGGACTCATAATTTTGGGGCATCTTGCCTGGGGGACGGGGTTACGTCCTGCGTCATCATGCGGGTTCTCGTCGGCCAGGGTCGGCGTGCACCGtgcacacaggcaggcacagagctagcgaacctaGGTCTTAAATCTACCAAGTTATGCCTTTTAtaacaagctttttgatggaaaagtagtgtttaatttaaaaaatctttgtttaGTGAACACATAAAACTGTCAGTTTATAAGCAaaatcaagaattacgatctGTGAGTTTGTTCAttgttacctagcaaccaaagCTTTAAGTTTTAAAAAGGATTGCAATTTCAAAGTGCTGTAGCACAGTGGTTAGAGGAGTGATATTTGATCTAAGGATCTTTGGTTCAAACCCAGCATCAATCATTCTGCCAATGTTAGTTTTGAACTGGACATTTAcataccaacacaaacacaatacaaaacTTTTACAACACAAAAGGTTGTAAAAGTAGCCAAGTAAATTTTACCCCTGACTGGCGACAGAAACGCAGACAAAACACTGCCAAAATTTGTGTCTGTAAAAAAGTTTTGTAGCTTTGTACATCCAGTGTTGCACACGAACGATGGATGTCACCCTTTTTGTCACACGTTTTTCACATGGGCACAAAATAATTCTGcagataggcctatttgtattgcacacagacaaattaaTTCCACAGCTACAAAACGGTTCTACACATGTGCAAATCATATCCTCAAAGACAATTTATTTTGCACATACACAGAATATTTCTACAAGTACAAAGTTTCCGTGCACAAGCACAAATTGTTTTATACAGCTGGAAAActctattacacatgtgaatatcttttcacAAGTACAAAATATTATTGCCATTGTTTTGATTCCATACACCATCAGAAAGCATTACAAAtgctgctttcgagatgtctcgtaaatccgccgcccgagttggaaagtgtaaattacccagctttcttgcggcattttgggcaggcacgcccactttacctcggagtacttgagggtaccccgaggtggacgtacgaccttacaacaaacatggctgcgcccatagttgagatgaggtggcatgtattttttttgcatatgtactgtgttggtcatgttaaagttgatgtaatgctcttacacactagattacattgctgcttcaatccggtcaccaattcatgcattgcacggtcttgctgtgcctgcaatacaatgtaacaatttgttttccagccgtttagctagaggctacatgtagcacaaaacaataacaatgactagcctcctgctaatgcccctcgtggctcgagagTAAGGCGTTCCGAAGCCAGTCATTGGTACATGTTGTACGGGTGAGTGTACGATgatttacgagacatctcgaaagcagcaTATGCTTATGGAGCTCGATTGCTCCATAAGCGAAACATGCCAAAACTCAAAGAGCTTATGCATCATACAGTACTGGTCCATGCAGTACTTAACACTTTGTGCATTCCTTGACTCAGTCTGTCCTAGGTGCCTTGGTGATTGTTAACCTGAAGGGGATGCTGCTACAGGTGACTGAAGTGCCTTACCTGTGGACGAGAGACCGGCTggactgtgtgagtgagtgggtgccATCTCCAGCTTGTCCAATCACCAACACGTCTAATGAGAATTCattaattaaatagcctacctTTTTAAAGAGCActtttgagaagaaaaaaaatatgtttgaaaATCAAGAATCAAATAACCACCAGTCTATTagatttatgttcatataatttTATTTCTTATACATTATGTCAAATAGATTGTGATCTTGATTTAGTTAGATTCAGTAATGAATTCATGTGTCAGACTCAAATGAAATCAGAGAAATATGAACACCTGTTATAATCTTTATGAATGGAGATATGTGGAGAGAAGAGATCAGATAGTGGAAGGCATAGCCTACCTACAAACTCCCGTTTTTTCCgagtttctcccgtatttcaaggtcatctccctgccctcccgttttgttatttcccCCGGGAAACTCCTGATATTTGCATGACCAATCAAACTTAATTTCAAAATTACGgatctcttaattttttctgtTAGTCTGACATTTCCCGGGTTGCAAATTTGGGTATGatatacaccctacacatagcctacacaatgaCTTAGGatactttcaatttcaacccttttgtcataaacatgggcggactggccatctggtaccgggcattttcccggtgggccgacgcaccttttgggccgatagaataggctaattattttggccaacgatcggtCCAAAtgaaggacaatcagcggcccattggttactattggacactggactgatccaataacagctcacgtcaggccccacacctcccattttggctcagagccaggattctgtgagcgcatcaaaagttaatcgaagttgcctacacgaaattgcggcgggtgccggtagtgacaattgtgcaaaattaacaccaatgtagaagactcaaaaatacaatattgcaagtaggctagcatgtcagtaacatgttgaagttcattgagtttgaacgaggatgtaagcaagctagagcagagggacagtgagcagatggtggagagtgcgagcctatgaggctacatgataagaactcactcactggtggagcaggtaggctatgtgtgacttgccatgctgacgatgatgattagACGACTTgttaattgcgataatgtaatgatatggtaatgataacatagtaaggccgtgctgtgattacaataacaaatagcgcaacttaaattttctaaattaatgatttgcaaacccggacagcaaaagagtgtcaaatcgacgttaattgttggtcagattgatcagtttccacCCAAgattcaacatcgatggcatgagtggtggttggtctctcgaAGTAGAGAAGgtttctatcttggaagggttatcatgccatgggctaaaagactgtagactgacggaaatgtaagCTACAAAACGTaaagtcatgcacaagccaactaagctataacctatacgataggctactggaacagataattagttcatgtagctatactgttccaaaatgtaccagcaatgtaggtaggtagtatagcctacaggaataaaatatttccagccctgtttatttcatgttgtttcagttgtcctacagtgataactggtataaattacattaatgtctaCGACAATCCGGGTAATTtaactctttacacataggcttcagtattttttggtgctgctgtcaattgagcattgtatagtttaaatgtagcctattgaataatttgaaatgatactttgaattcaagcagaaactcttctttaacgattgcttgtatagcctacttatggattatggagatcatgtgctccGTGCCTACCTCTTATCAGTCAGAgtgaggcctacatcactttcagtgctccatgacagttgaaaatatacaTATTCAAGGGTAACACAAAGAttctgtatttaattaggtgtgcccgaccaatttgagggccgcttgggccaaatatgccaggacCGATTTTTGGTCATAACACCTGGCCActcaaaacccaaataaggaagcgggtgcacACTGCACAGCCACTGAGTCTCGTAAGATAGAGGGCTAGGTGAATAGCTTATTTGTCAAATTGTTATGAAATGTTGTGATTAACACATCGCATTataactgttattgagtgttgttgatacacaataGGCAGTGAGTGTGTCCTCGGAAcctacccagatagcaattagTCATTGAATCTATGTTAAATCAACATTATTTTGTCAACGTTAAATCATTGAATCAACATTGCGCTGCAACATCGATTCTATAACATTTTGCACCCTATATAGCTATAAGCAAAATGTGTGGGAAGAAAAAACTGTGTATCTTTCTCACTCCTCCatgttgtcctcctcctcctccaggtggTGTGGCTGGGGACGTGCGTGGCGTCCATCCTGCTGGGGCTGGACCTGGGGCTGGCCGCGGGGCTGGGCATCGAGCTGTTCACAGTCGTCTTCAGGGCTCAGTTGTGAGTTCAAACATTTAGCTTTGGTGGTGAAGTGCCGTGGGCAGAGGCATTCAAGGGTTAGTGGGTTAAAAGTGACCGAAGGTCAGCGATAAATGTGAAATCTTTAAGCATTTGGAGATGTGATATACCAAGGACAACCTTCATCTTTTAACAGTTTGACATATGCTGTGTTTTCTAAACATTGGGTAGAGTACATGAGAGATTGCTCCTTAAAGTGTAAGTTCAGTGTACATTGAACCATAGTCCTGTTGTTCAAGCTCATCACCTGGCCTACGTTGTCCCAAattgtctcattctttttccGATGGGCTGCATGTGGTGAGCTTGTACAACAGGGCTATGGATCAATTAACACTGAACTTACACTTTAACATGAGTTTGGCTTGTATAAAGTGAAATCTGAGAATTTTCAATATTGGTGAATGGTGGTTCAGCATGTTGACAGCATGTTGGCTCTTTCTCTAGTCCCCGTTGTGCAGTGATGGCCAACATCTCGGGCACCGATCTGTACAGAGACCGCAAGGATTACCTCTGTGTGAGTAGGAACATCCTCAACTCCTCCAAAGTGACAACTGTTTCTGTGTGCATAAGAACAGAGTAAACAGGTTGCTCATTAATGGTGCTTATGACaccaccaaactcagtgaactggtcATCAATACctctctgtaactggattctggacttcctaaccaaaagacctcagtctgttaggttagataaacacacctcctcaaccatcacCCGGAACACCGGcgtaccacagggatgtgtgctgagccctctacTTACTCTCTTCACCCatgactgcacacctgtacatggctctagcaccattgtcaagtttgcaaaTGACACTATggtgattggtctcatcagcaacaacgaTAAGatggcctacagggaggaggtccagcacctaacatcaagctctcaacaccaagaagaccaaagagcccATTGTgaggaagtctaaagctagcacacacacccccattctcatcaacgggactgaagtggagcgtgtcaccagcttcaagtttctgggtgtccacatctctgaggacctctcttggaccatcaacacctctaccctgatcaagacGGCTCACCAccgtctcttctttctgaggagactaaaaaaagtccacctgtctcctcagatcctggtgaacttctaccgctgcaccatcgagagcatcctcaccaactgtgtcacagtttggtatggcaactgctctgcctacGACCTACCatcggttcctcactcccctccatcaagGCCATCCACCAGagcaagcgatgcttgcgtaaggcgtgcagcatcatcaaagactgttctcaccccgaACACATGCTGTCAccttactgaactctagctctgcgccctggtgacaaccaaccaactaagaCCCCCACCGCCCCTGCCCGATGCCTCCTTGCCAGTGCCTGATGGCTTCTACATAAGaggggacaacaaggaggcgggcAACCAGGGACAACAAGAAGgcggaccccccccccaccccagacATTTGCACCACCGTATACAATCCACAGTgttctatctatttatttacaaatgtacatactgcaaTTACACTTACATATAGCCattttctactgctcttcatactattcatcctgcacatacaattatttttactactcttataatgttactgtttctgcactgcaATGGtagttaccacactgcacatagctgtacattcTGTACATATCTTGTCTTTATTTTTCAATGAAGTTGAATctaaaatctaatctaatcttatGTGCTGCCAGATCTCAGAACCAGAAGGAGTGACGATCTTCAGAATCCCCTCGCCCATATTCTTTGCCAACATTGAGTTCTTCAGGACGAAGCTAACGGAAGCTGTATGCCCCATACTATATTTCTGTATATTCAAACATATCCATCACTGTTATTTAAATGCTGATAATCTGATAGCAATGGGTAAATATATAAATCTTGTCATTCTCAGGTGGGGTTCAGTCCTCTAAGAGTGTTAAGGAAGCGGAACAAGGCCTTGAGGAAGATCCGGAAGAAGGGGTCACTATTGGTTACAAGGGTATGTTTCAAACATATTGATGCTATTTGTGAAACAATTGAATCCTAATATGTGTATAGCACTAGCAACATGTATAATTCATTGGCTGGTAAGCCACAAAACATTTCCATGGATCTGACCCCTGGAAGCTACGATATATTCCTTTCAGCCTGCAATTTTCTTACATTCAAATACTTCAAACAGTATTGCATACCAGTACACATGCACAATGACCCTTGACCATTCTACACTCAGAGAGGAATTTTGCCCACTGGTTCCTCCCCCATTGATGAGTCGGAGGACGAACGCAACATGGAGGATCTGGACCTGCCCCCTGATTACTCCGACCTGCCCGTGGAGGTCAACTGGAACTCCCAGCTCCCTGCCAACTTCTGTGTACCCCCGGTGCCCATCCACAGCCTCGTCCTGGACTTCGCCGCCGTCTCTTTCCTGGACACGTCTGCCATGAAAGGCCTCAAAGCCGTAGGTCTCTCTCTAAGAGCACAGAAGCTATTAGTTCTCCAAGCCTACATGAACATACATGTTTAATATTCTGTATTCTAAAATGTACTCCTGATGAGGAAAAACGGCAAGCTAAAAGTATCTTGAATTTTCAGGCATTAAAAGAATTCATACGAGTGGATGTGGAGGTCTACATAGTGTCCTGTGATGGTACGTAGCACTTGGTGGCCAGTAGCCTGGCCCTATGCAAACATGCCATGGCAATATCAGTTAAATTTTCCCTTGCATATCTGCTTAATGATGCCACTGGATACTGAAATATGTTG
This portion of the Alosa sapidissima isolate fAloSap1 chromosome 22, fAloSap1.pri, whole genome shotgun sequence genome encodes:
- the LOC121697780 gene encoding chloride anion exchanger-like isoform X5 produces the protein MVGQVVTRLVPDTGPTANITGFEGLTPNEQRVLVASSVTFLTGLIQLGMGLLQAGFIVIYLSDTLVSGFTAAAAILILVSQLKFILGLTVPGISGPLSLIYTLEKIFSQITSTNICDLVMSMVIMLAVFVVKEINDKYKSKLPVPIPIEVIMTIIACGVSYGFNFKERFRIDVVGQMVKGYESPMLPNVEVMECSIAEAIPMAVVGFAVAFSVAKVYAVKHDYVIDGNQELVAFGASNIVGALFRSTVASTAPSRTAVQESTGGKTQIASLISAMMAMIVTVAIGFLLEPLPKSVLGALVIVNLKGMLLQVTEVPYLWTRDRLDCVVWLGTCVASILLGLDLGLAAGLGIELFTVVFRAQFPRCAVMANISGTDLYRDRKDYLCISEPEGVTIFRIPSPIFFANIEFFRTKLTEAVGFSPLRVLRKRNKALRKIRKKGSLLVTRRGILPTGSSPIDESEDERNMEDLDLPPDYSDLPVEVNWNSQLPANFCVPPVPIHSLVLDFAAVSFLDTSAMKGLKAALKEFIRVDVEVYIVSCDVDILDKLYRSKFFDDEIRISMFFPTLHDAMMYVQRKQDNTRKDELKDVYIQAEVSSTQI
- the LOC121697780 gene encoding chloride anion exchanger-like isoform X2, encoding MDTQGQYYVVARPIHSEESFKETYEKIYRRRKTLLDHVTDYLTCDSKRAKNAALSLMPIIGWLRIYRLKEWLLNDIVSGVSTGLVAVLQGLAFSLLASLPASYGLYTAFFPTIVYFFLGTSRHISVGSFPVLSLMVGQVVTRLVPDTGPTANITGFEGLTPNEQRVLVASSVTFLTGLIQLGMGLLQAGFIVIYLSDTLVSGFTAAAAILILVSQLKFILGLTVPGISGPLSLIYTLEKIFSQITSTNICDLVMSMVIMLAVFVVKEINDKYKSKLPVPIPIEVIMTIIACGVSYGFNFKERFRIDVVGQMVKGYESPMLPNVEVMECSIAEAIPMAVVGFAVAFSVAKVYAVKHDYVIDGNQELVAFGASNIVGALFRSTVASTAPSRTAVQESTGGKTQIASLISAMMAMIVTVAIGFLLEPLPKSVLGALVIVNLKGMLLQVTEVPYLWTRDRLDCVVWLGTCVASILLGLDLGLAAGLGIELFTVVFRAQFPRCAVMANISGTDLYRDRKDYLCISEPEGVTIFRIPSPIFFANIEFFRTKLTEAVGFSPLRVLRKRNKALRKIRKKGSLLVTRRGILPTGSSPIDESEDERNMEDLDLPPDYSDLPVEVNWNSQLPANFCVPPVPIHSLVLDFAAVSFLDTSAMKGLKAALKEFIRVDVEVYIVSCDVDILDKLYRSKFFDDEIRISMFFPTLHDAMMYVQRKQDNTRKDELKDVYIQAEVSSTQI
- the LOC121697780 gene encoding chloride anion exchanger-like isoform X4, coding for MPIIGWLRIYRLKEWLLNDIVSGVSTGLVAVLQGLAFSLLASLPASYGLYTAFFPTIVYFFLGTSRHISVGSFPVLSLMVGQVVTRLVPDTGPTANITGFEGLTPNEQRVLVASSVTFLTGLIQLGMGLLQAGFIVIYLSDTLVSGFTAAAAILILVSQLKFILGLTVPGISGPLSLIYTLEKIFSQITSTNICDLVMSMVIMLAVFVVKEINDKYKSKLPVPIPIEVIMTIIACGVSYGFNFKERFRIDVVGQMVKGYESPMLPNVEVMECSIAEAIPMAVVGFAVAFSVAKVYAVKHDYVIDGNQELVAFGASNIVGALFRSTVASTAPSRTAVQESTGGKTQIASLISAMMAMIVTVAIGFLLEPLPKSVLGALVIVNLKGMLLQVTEVPYLWTRDRLDCVVWLGTCVASILLGLDLGLAAGLGIELFTVVFRAQFPRCAVMANISGTDLYRDRKDYLCISEPEGVTIFRIPSPIFFANIEFFRTKLTEAVGFSPLRVLRKRNKALRKIRKKGSLLVTRRGILPTGSSPIDESEDERNMEDLDLPPDYSDLPVEVNWNSQLPANFCVPPVPIHSLVLDFAAVSFLDTSAMKGLKAALKEFIRVDVEVYIVSCDVDILDKLYRSKFFDDEIRISMFFPTLHDAMMYVQRKQDNTRKDELKDVYIQAEVSSTQI
- the LOC121697780 gene encoding chloride anion exchanger-like isoform X1, encoding MDTQGQYYVVARPIHSEESFQETYEKIYRRRKTLLDHVTDYLTCDSKRAKNAALSLMPIIGWLRIYRLKEWLLNDIVSGVSTGLVAVLQGLAFSLLASLPASYGLYTAFFPTIVYFFLGTSRHISVGSFPVLSLMVGQVVTRLVPDTGPTANITGFEGLTPNEQRVLVASSVTFLTGLIQLGMGLLQAGFIVIYLSDTLVSGFTAAAAILILVSQLKFILGLTVPGISGPLSLIYTLEKIFSQITSTNICDLVMSMVIMLAVFVVKEINDKYKSKLPVPIPIEVIMTIIACGVSYGFNFKERFRIDVVGQMVKGYESPMLPNVEVMECSIAEAIPMAVVGFAVAFSVAKVYAVKHDYVIDGNQELVAFGASNIVGALFRSTVASTAPSRTAVQESTGGKTQIASLISAMMAMIVTVAIGFLLEPLPKSVLGALVIVNLKGMLLQVTEVPYLWTRDRLDCVVWLGTCVASILLGLDLGLAAGLGIELFTVVFRAQFPRCAVMANISGTDLYRDRKDYLCISEPEGVTIFRIPSPIFFANIEFFRTKLTEAVGFSPLRVLRKRNKALRKIRKKGSLLVTRRGILPTGSSPIDESEDERNMEDLDLPPDYSDLPVEVNWNSQLPANFCVPPVPIHSLVLDFAAVSFLDTSAMKGLKAALKEFIRVDVEVYIVSCDVDILDKLYRSKFFDDEIRISMFFPTLHDAMMYVQRKQDNTRKDELKDVYIQAEVSSTQI
- the LOC121697780 gene encoding chloride anion exchanger-like isoform X3, with amino-acid sequence MLSCDSKRAKNAALSLMPIIGWLRIYRLKEWLLNDIVSGVSTGLVAVLQGLAFSLLASLPASYGLYTAFFPTIVYFFLGTSRHISVGSFPVLSLMVGQVVTRLVPDTGPTANITGFEGLTPNEQRVLVASSVTFLTGLIQLGMGLLQAGFIVIYLSDTLVSGFTAAAAILILVSQLKFILGLTVPGISGPLSLIYTLEKIFSQITSTNICDLVMSMVIMLAVFVVKEINDKYKSKLPVPIPIEVIMTIIACGVSYGFNFKERFRIDVVGQMVKGYESPMLPNVEVMECSIAEAIPMAVVGFAVAFSVAKVYAVKHDYVIDGNQELVAFGASNIVGALFRSTVASTAPSRTAVQESTGGKTQIASLISAMMAMIVTVAIGFLLEPLPKSVLGALVIVNLKGMLLQVTEVPYLWTRDRLDCVVWLGTCVASILLGLDLGLAAGLGIELFTVVFRAQFPRCAVMANISGTDLYRDRKDYLCISEPEGVTIFRIPSPIFFANIEFFRTKLTEAVGFSPLRVLRKRNKALRKIRKKGSLLVTRRGILPTGSSPIDESEDERNMEDLDLPPDYSDLPVEVNWNSQLPANFCVPPVPIHSLVLDFAAVSFLDTSAMKGLKAALKEFIRVDVEVYIVSCDVDILDKLYRSKFFDDEIRISMFFPTLHDAMMYVQRKQDNTRKDELKDVYIQAEVSSTQI